A window from Kovacikia minuta CCNUW1 encodes these proteins:
- the psb29 gene encoding photosystem II biogenesis protein Psp29 has product MVEMHLLAVNADFRYDPIYALGVVTAFNRFMQGYRPEADITSIFDGLCKALEDDPNRYRHDAERLGAIANRLSQQELVSWLEQSSPIADAADLQESVRTIAHNPQFKYSRLFAIGVYTLLELADPELVKDETQRTEALKKICATLNLPEEKFQKDLELYRSNLEKMAQARIVMEDALQAERKKREEREKAKAAAASTPPSDTPESTGETASGS; this is encoded by the coding sequence ATGGTAGAGATGCATTTGCTGGCAGTGAATGCGGACTTCCGCTACGATCCGATCTATGCCCTTGGTGTCGTCACTGCATTCAACCGATTTATGCAGGGATATCGTCCAGAGGCGGATATTACCTCAATTTTTGACGGTCTTTGTAAAGCTTTAGAGGATGATCCAAACCGCTATAGGCACGATGCCGAGCGACTGGGAGCGATCGCCAATCGCCTATCCCAGCAGGAACTTGTCTCCTGGTTGGAGCAATCCTCACCCATCGCCGATGCAGCAGATTTACAAGAATCTGTGCGAACGATCGCCCACAATCCTCAGTTCAAGTACAGTCGTTTGTTTGCGATCGGGGTATATACTCTGCTAGAACTGGCAGATCCCGAACTTGTAAAAGACGAAACCCAGCGAACTGAAGCGCTTAAGAAGATTTGTGCCACCCTCAACCTGCCAGAAGAAAAATTCCAGAAAGATTTGGAACTTTACCGCAGCAATCTGGAAAAGATGGCACAGGCTCGCATTGTGATGGAAGATGCCTTGCAAGCAGAGCGCAAAAAGCGGGAAGAGCGTGAAAAAGCCAAAGCTGCGGCTGCCTCCACCCCCCCTTCAGATACTCCAGAATCGACCGGGGAAACTGCTTCAGGTTCCTGA
- a CDS encoding chromophore lyase CpcT/CpeT: MDSSLLTLARYMSGEFDNREQAIAEPIWYVHLRLWQRPVPLFTEDSLTLFAEQANILQSGQPYRQRLLRLRQVANEPESPLQVQYYSFKDPGAISGAGSQPEILQTITLDQIDRLPGCVLHVTQPTAHAFVASPPPDSPCYFTYQGETRQVSLGFEARSEQFLSYDKGVDIETGKALWGAIMGPYRYTKRQDFADELREKGE; encoded by the coding sequence ATGGATTCTTCCCTTCTTACCCTTGCCCGTTATATGTCAGGTGAATTTGACAACCGGGAACAGGCGATCGCAGAACCAATCTGGTACGTTCACCTGCGGCTATGGCAGCGCCCCGTTCCCCTATTTACGGAAGATAGCCTGACCCTGTTTGCAGAGCAGGCAAATATTCTCCAGTCAGGGCAACCCTATCGCCAGCGTCTTTTACGGCTAAGACAGGTTGCCAATGAGCCTGAATCGCCTCTACAGGTGCAGTATTACAGCTTCAAAGATCCGGGTGCGATCAGCGGCGCAGGCAGCCAACCAGAAATTCTCCAAACCATTACGCTGGATCAAATCGATCGGCTACCCGGTTGTGTTCTCCATGTCACCCAGCCCACAGCCCATGCCTTTGTCGCTTCCCCCCCACCCGATAGCCCCTGCTATTTCACCTATCAGGGCGAAACCCGTCAGGTTTCCCTGGGTTTTGAAGCCAGATCTGAACAATTTTTGAGTTACGACAAAGGCGTTGATATCGAAACAGGCAAAGCCTTGTGGGGGGCAATTATGGGGCCTTACCGCTACACCAAGCGTCAGGATTTTGCTGACGAGCTAAGGGAAAAGGGGGAGTAG
- a CDS encoding class I SAM-dependent methyltransferase translates to MTTLTLPEAIQTAHTFYQNRQYKEAESLCNTILVYLPDCQEAKEILALIPKEIYDTAFYAHQSSGSYRTAQEFFKYLFNFYKPNSIIDFGAGIGTWLQAAQELGVEHLQAVEGEWVKDKVQNPNLHYAFHDLQKPYKTERKFDLAMSLEVAEHLSAERADSFIGDICQAADLVMFGAAMKHQGGQGHINEQNQSYWIKLFRIRNYECLDLFRTPFWFRNDLEPWYIQNTFLFIKKGDSRRDLFTNDPLYDVHHPRLLNPGNSPLYR, encoded by the coding sequence ATGACGACCTTAACGTTGCCCGAAGCCATCCAGACTGCCCACACCTTTTACCAAAACAGACAATATAAAGAAGCAGAAAGCCTCTGCAATACGATTCTGGTGTACCTACCCGACTGTCAGGAAGCGAAGGAAATCCTGGCGTTAATTCCCAAGGAAATTTACGATACCGCCTTTTACGCCCACCAATCTTCAGGCTCCTACAGAACGGCTCAGGAATTTTTCAAATACCTATTTAACTTCTACAAACCCAACTCCATCATTGATTTTGGCGCAGGTATAGGAACCTGGCTTCAGGCAGCACAGGAACTCGGCGTCGAGCATTTACAAGCTGTAGAAGGAGAATGGGTCAAAGATAAGGTGCAAAACCCCAACCTCCATTACGCTTTCCACGATTTGCAAAAACCTTACAAAACAGAACGAAAATTTGATCTGGCAATGAGCTTAGAAGTGGCAGAACATTTGTCAGCAGAAAGAGCGGATTCATTTATTGGAGATATTTGTCAGGCTGCGGATCTGGTGATGTTTGGGGCTGCCATGAAACACCAGGGAGGACAGGGGCATATCAACGAGCAGAATCAGAGCTACTGGATCAAACTGTTTCGGATTAGAAACTACGAGTGTTTAGACCTCTTTAGAACACCCTTCTGGTTCCGCAACGACCTGGAACCCTGGTACATTCAAAACACGTTTCTCTTTATCAAGAAAGGAGATAGCCGACGGGATCTATTTACCAATGATCCCCTCTATGATGTGCATCATCCCCGGCTGCTGAATCCTGGTAATAGCCCGCTGTATCGGTAG
- a CDS encoding tetratricopeptide repeat protein, whose product MANSPKPLTIALQYQREGRFREAEQVYREILEQQADSVDALNLLGALVYQQGRFEEAVAYFEQVLGLQPNNPDAYNSLGVALKGQGNAEAAIGYYRQALALRPYHPEVHNNLGNALRELGQVEAAIAAYQQALDLKSAYPEAHNNLGAMLKQQGKLEAAITHYRQAISLKPNYAEAYQNLGAALHRQGNLTEAIQAYQQALLLKPNYPEVYNSLGNVLQQQEKFEAAIAHHQQAIALKPRYPEAYHSLANALQQQGKLAEAVVQYHQALALRADYPEALSNLGNALQEQGKLDEAIAHYQRALELRPDFAEALSNLGSVLKEQRQFEAAIAHFQQAIALRPDYAEVHNNLGNVYQEQGNFEAAIAAYQKALSIRPDFSDIHSNLGNILQLVGRFEEAFEHFEQAIATQPSNAGAYNNLGIALRNHGQIDASFAAYEQAIALNPEFVEAHWNKALTQLLNGDLHQGFAGYEWRFRWSRFQQQNPARPYAQPRWDGSDLEGKTIFLYTEQGMGDTIQFIRYAPLLAQRGATVIVESQPTLVNLLSTVPGIHQVIPYGSPPPTLDVHAPLMSLPQILGTTLETIPAEIPYLGNGEGKAEGGESGARSQESEERSQLSALSSQLSDSIQNSKFKIQNSSPPLSLKIGIVWTGNLDNPYNRARTCPLELLLTLANLPDINLYSLQKELQPADLELLQAHPEVQDLREYLTDFVATANLMDQLDLVISVDTAVAHLAGALGKPVWLLLPSTPDWRWLLRREDSPWYPTMRLFRQPSFGDWQGVMEQVREALGQRGEGKGGKGKGGKGKGKRGKGERGKGKGRKKEARSQKPGARSQSSALSPQSLASTHNSNLKPQNSSPLPPPSGLPSSSYPEELKVAIRHHQAGRIREAEQVCHQILQQREHPEVWHLLGLIAHQERRLEAAIAHYQNALRLNPDHYDTHNNIAVALHEQNQIDAAIVHYERALALKLDYADAHNNYANALRSKGQAQAAIAHYRQAIAYQPHYPDAHNNLGLVLFAEGEFEQAAACYRQAIALRPTYAQAHNHLGNALKELGDFASATQHYRQALALKPNYAKAYNNWGNIFRDEGELQTAIQYYDQAIALEPDFAEAHWNKALTLLIGGDLKRGFAEYEWRWQVKNLASFQPMRSFPAPLWDGSPLEGKTIFLHAEQGMGDIIQFVRYVSLVRDRGGRVILECHTPLVNLFQTIPAIQQIVPYGSPPPPFDVHAPLMSLPHILGTTLESIPAQVPYLSVPTPHTPHPTPLKVGIVWSGNPQNPYNRARTCPLDWLLTLTEISDIQLFSLQKELQPADLERLQAHPEVQDLREQLTDFVQTAMLIGQLDLIISVDTAVTHLAGALGKPVWLLLPFAPDWRWMLAREDSPWYPTMRLFRQHTLNDWQGVVDRVRAALLREKLGVRGEE is encoded by the coding sequence ATGGCGAATTCCCCTAAGCCACTGACGATCGCTTTGCAATACCAGCGAGAAGGACGATTTCGGGAAGCAGAGCAGGTTTATCGAGAAATCCTTGAGCAGCAGGCAGACTCGGTTGATGCCCTCAATTTGCTAGGAGCGCTGGTCTATCAACAGGGTAGATTTGAGGAAGCGGTCGCCTATTTTGAGCAAGTTCTAGGGCTACAGCCGAATAATCCAGATGCCTATAACAGCTTGGGAGTAGCTCTGAAGGGGCAGGGCAATGCGGAGGCAGCGATCGGTTATTATCGGCAGGCATTGGCACTGCGTCCCTATCATCCGGAGGTTCATAATAATTTAGGGAACGCGTTACGCGAATTGGGGCAGGTGGAGGCGGCGATCGCTGCCTACCAGCAAGCCCTTGATCTGAAATCTGCCTACCCGGAGGCCCACAACAATCTGGGGGCAATGCTGAAGCAGCAGGGCAAGCTAGAAGCAGCCATTACCCACTATCGGCAGGCAATTTCGCTGAAACCCAACTATGCAGAGGCATATCAGAATTTGGGAGCCGCGTTACATCGGCAGGGCAATCTGACCGAAGCGATCCAGGCTTATCAACAGGCGTTGTTGCTGAAACCGAACTATCCAGAGGTGTATAACAGTCTGGGGAATGTGTTGCAGCAGCAGGAAAAATTTGAGGCGGCGATCGCGCACCACCAACAGGCGATTGCCCTTAAGCCCAGATACCCGGAGGCCTATCATAGTTTGGCAAATGCTTTGCAGCAGCAGGGCAAACTGGCGGAAGCCGTGGTACAATACCACCAGGCACTCGCGCTTCGAGCGGACTATCCGGAAGCCTTGAGCAACCTGGGGAATGCCCTACAGGAGCAAGGCAAGCTGGATGAAGCGATCGCCCATTATCAGCGGGCACTGGAGCTTCGCCCTGACTTTGCCGAAGCTTTAAGCAATCTCGGTTCCGTCCTTAAAGAACAGCGTCAGTTTGAGGCAGCGATCGCCCATTTTCAACAAGCAATTGCCCTGCGACCGGACTATGCTGAGGTTCACAATAACCTGGGAAATGTTTACCAGGAGCAGGGAAACTTTGAAGCGGCGATCGCCGCTTACCAAAAAGCCCTCTCAATTCGACCCGACTTTTCCGATATTCATAGCAATTTGGGCAATATTCTCCAGCTAGTTGGCAGATTTGAGGAAGCGTTTGAGCATTTTGAGCAGGCGATCGCAACCCAGCCCAGTAATGCGGGAGCCTACAATAATTTGGGAATTGCCCTGCGAAATCATGGTCAGATCGACGCCTCATTTGCTGCCTACGAGCAGGCGATCGCTCTCAATCCAGAATTTGTCGAAGCCCACTGGAACAAAGCGCTGACCCAATTACTCAACGGAGACTTGCACCAGGGTTTTGCTGGTTACGAGTGGCGATTCCGCTGGAGCCGATTCCAACAACAAAACCCAGCCCGTCCCTATGCCCAACCCCGTTGGGACGGCTCCGACCTGGAAGGCAAAACCATCTTTCTCTATACCGAACAAGGGATGGGCGACACCATTCAGTTTATTCGCTACGCGCCTCTGCTTGCCCAGCGTGGGGCAACTGTCATTGTTGAATCTCAACCCACCCTTGTGAATCTATTAAGCACCGTTCCCGGTATTCATCAGGTCATTCCCTACGGTTCCCCTCCCCCCACCTTAGATGTTCACGCTCCTTTGATGAGCTTACCGCAAATCCTGGGAACTACATTGGAGACAATTCCCGCTGAAATACCGTATTTAGGGAATGGGGAGGGTAAGGCAGAAGGCGGGGAGTCAGGAGCCAGGAGTCAGGAGTCAGAGGAGCGTTCTCAGCTCTCAGCTCTCAGCTCTCAGCTCTCAGATTCAATTCAAAATTCAAAATTCAAAATTCAAAATTCTTCTCCCCCACTCTCTTTGAAAATTGGCATCGTCTGGACAGGGAATCTGGACAACCCCTATAACCGTGCCCGTACCTGTCCTTTAGAATTACTGCTTACTCTGGCAAACTTACCTGACATTAACCTCTATAGCCTCCAGAAGGAGTTGCAACCTGCGGATCTGGAACTGTTGCAGGCGCATCCTGAAGTGCAGGATTTGCGAGAATATTTGACCGATTTTGTCGCCACAGCAAATTTGATGGATCAGCTTGATCTGGTAATTTCTGTGGATACGGCAGTTGCCCACCTGGCAGGTGCTTTAGGTAAACCTGTCTGGTTATTATTACCCTCCACACCGGACTGGCGTTGGCTGCTAAGGCGGGAAGATAGCCCCTGGTATCCCACCATGCGGTTATTCCGCCAGCCTTCCTTTGGGGATTGGCAGGGGGTGATGGAGCAGGTGAGGGAGGCGTTAGGGCAGAGGGGAGAGGGGAAAGGGGGAAAGGGGAAAGGGGGAAAGGGAAAAGGGAAAAGGGGAAAGGGGGAAAGGGGGAAAGGGAAAGGGAGGAAGAAGGAAGCCAGGAGTCAGAAGCCAGGAGCCAGGAGCCAGTCCTCAGCACTCAGTCCTCAGTCCTTGGCTTCAACTCACAACTCAAACCTTAAACCTCAAAACTCTTCCCCCCTCCCCCCTCCCTCAGGCCTCCCTTCTTCCTCCTATCCAGAGGAACTGAAAGTGGCGATTCGCCATCACCAGGCAGGGCGGATCAGAGAGGCGGAGCAGGTTTGTCATCAGATCTTGCAGCAACGGGAGCACCCGGAGGTTTGGCATTTGTTGGGGTTGATTGCCCATCAGGAGCGGCGGCTGGAGGCGGCGATCGCCCATTATCAGAACGCTCTGAGGCTAAATCCAGATCACTATGACACCCACAACAATATTGCGGTAGCGCTGCATGAGCAGAACCAAATTGATGCGGCAATTGTTCATTACGAGCGGGCTTTGGCGCTGAAGCTGGACTACGCGGATGCCCATAATAACTATGCCAATGCGCTGCGATCGAAAGGTCAGGCGCAGGCAGCGATCGCCCATTATCGGCAGGCGATCGCCTATCAACCCCACTACCCCGATGCCCACAACAATCTGGGGCTGGTACTTTTTGCAGAGGGGGAGTTTGAACAGGCAGCGGCATGTTACCGGCAGGCGATCGCATTACGCCCGACCTATGCCCAGGCGCACAACCACCTTGGCAATGCCTTGAAAGAACTGGGGGATTTTGCATCAGCGACGCAGCACTATCGGCAGGCGCTCGCCCTCAAACCCAATTACGCCAAGGCATACAATAATTGGGGCAATATTTTTCGAGATGAGGGAGAGTTGCAGACCGCGATTCAGTATTATGACCAGGCGATCGCGCTGGAGCCTGATTTTGCCGAAGCCCATTGGAATAAGGCACTCACTCTGCTGATAGGTGGCGACCTGAAGCGGGGCTTTGCCGAATACGAATGGCGCTGGCAGGTCAAAAATTTGGCATCTTTTCAACCGATGCGATCGTTCCCTGCTCCGCTTTGGGATGGGTCTCCCTTAGAAGGCAAAACGATCTTCCTCCACGCGGAACAGGGCATGGGAGATATCATTCAGTTCGTTCGCTATGTCTCTCTTGTCCGCGATCGAGGAGGACGGGTGATTTTAGAATGTCACACCCCCTTGGTAAATCTATTCCAAACCATCCCTGCCATTCAGCAGATCGTCCCCTACGGCAGTCCCCCGCCTCCATTTGATGTCCACGCTCCGTTGATGAGCCTGCCCCATATTTTGGGAACGACTCTGGAGAGCATTCCTGCCCAGGTGCCGTACTTGTCTGTCCCCACACCCCACACCCCACACCCCACACCCCTCAAAGTTGGCATCGTCTGGTCTGGCAATCCCCAAAATCCCTACAACCGTGCTCGAACCTGTCCCCTCGATTGGTTACTCACACTGACAGAGATTTCTGACATTCAACTTTTCAGTTTGCAAAAAGAATTGCAACCTGCTGACCTGGAACGATTGCAGGCGCATCCTGAGGTGCAAGATTTGCGGGAGCAACTGACTGATTTTGTGCAGACTGCAATGCTAATTGGGCAGCTTGACCTGATTATTTCAGTGGATACAGCAGTGACACATCTGGCGGGCGCTTTGGGTAAACCAGTCTGGCTGCTATTGCCTTTTGCTCCCGATTGGCGCTGGATGTTAGCGCGGGAAGATAGCCCCTGGTATCCCACCATGCGCCTTTTCCGACAGCACACGCTCAATGATTGGCAAGGCGTCGTCGATCGGGTTCGAGCGGCTTTGTTGCGAGAGAAACTGGGGGTGAGGGGTGAGGAGTGA
- a CDS encoding porin family protein yields MMKYFRSLFSSQQVTRFWQGGMAVVGGAAIAAGCTLATSSPAMAQAAYGSYIGLGAAVGVTSGGIGEDSETAANIAFRYKFLKVPVSARAQVLIGSGTAAVPTVSYDIPVNWRTDVYVGLGAAFNASGTTPVGNQTAFVIQPGVDYALPNSDAVLFGNAIIAFNAYRNSGGTAASLQAGVGLRF; encoded by the coding sequence ATGATGAAATATTTCAGAAGTTTATTTTCCAGCCAGCAAGTAACGCGCTTCTGGCAGGGTGGAATGGCTGTTGTGGGAGGGGCGGCGATCGCAGCGGGATGCACCCTGGCAACTTCATCACCAGCAATGGCACAGGCTGCCTACGGTAGCTACATTGGGCTTGGTGCTGCCGTTGGGGTAACCAGTGGCGGCATTGGAGAAGACAGCGAAACGGCTGCCAATATTGCCTTTCGCTATAAGTTTCTTAAAGTTCCTGTTTCGGCACGCGCCCAGGTATTAATTGGCAGTGGAACTGCCGCCGTTCCAACCGTCTCCTACGACATTCCGGTAAACTGGCGTACCGATGTTTATGTTGGCTTGGGAGCTGCGTTTAACGCCTCTGGCACAACGCCCGTTGGCAACCAAACCGCCTTTGTGATTCAGCCAGGGGTTGACTATGCCCTGCCCAACAGTGATGCAGTTTTATTTGGCAACGCCATCATTGCCTTCAATGCCTATCGCAACAGCGGTGGAACCGCCGCCTCTTTGCAGGCAGGCGTTGGTTTAAGGTTTTAA
- a CDS encoding MSMEG_0569 family flavin-dependent oxidoreductase — MKPHYSVVIVGGGQAGLSMSYCLKEREIDHIVFEKNQIGHSWRSQRWDSFCLVTPNWQCQLPGYPYPGDEPNGFMQRDEIVQYIENYAASFNPLVMEGVEVSRIRRNVSQTGFELATSIGDYTADQVVIAVGGYHLPKIPKLAERLPEYTVQLHSSEYKNPESLPNKSVLVVGTGQSGCQIAEDLHLAGKQVHLCVGSAPRSPRRYRGKDVVDWLDQMGYYDLSIDQHPQKEKVRTKANHYVTGRGGGREIDLRQFALEGMQLHGRLKTIRDSRLEFWDDLQQNLDQADAVAESIKKSIDAFIEKNQIQAPVDPPYAPVWKPTAPMLKLDLEAANIGAVIWCTGYESDFSWIEVPVFDGKGYPGHDRGVTGINGFYFLGLPWLYTWGSGRFSGIARDANYLADTIATRKKRALVNDWSGVNEFLLGS, encoded by the coding sequence ATGAAACCACACTATTCCGTTGTCATTGTCGGTGGGGGGCAGGCGGGGCTGTCCATGAGCTATTGCTTAAAGGAGCGGGAAATTGACCATATTGTTTTTGAGAAGAATCAAATTGGGCATTCCTGGCGATCGCAGCGGTGGGATTCTTTCTGCTTAGTAACTCCCAACTGGCAATGTCAGCTTCCGGGTTATCCCTATCCGGGCGATGAGCCAAATGGGTTCATGCAGCGGGATGAAATTGTGCAATACATTGAGAACTACGCAGCGTCCTTTAACCCGCTGGTCATGGAAGGCGTTGAGGTATCAAGAATTCGTAGAAACGTGTCGCAGACCGGGTTTGAACTTGCCACTTCGATCGGAGACTATACGGCGGATCAGGTCGTAATTGCAGTCGGCGGGTACCATCTTCCTAAGATCCCCAAACTCGCTGAGCGGTTGCCAGAATACACCGTTCAACTACACTCCTCCGAGTACAAAAATCCAGAGTCTTTACCCAACAAAAGTGTGCTGGTGGTGGGAACGGGGCAATCGGGTTGTCAGATTGCAGAGGATTTGCACCTGGCCGGGAAGCAGGTGCATTTATGTGTGGGGAGCGCGCCCCGATCGCCCCGGCGCTATCGCGGTAAAGATGTGGTCGATTGGCTGGATCAGATGGGCTATTACGATCTGTCGATCGATCAACATCCCCAAAAAGAAAAAGTCCGCACGAAAGCCAACCATTATGTGACAGGGCGTGGAGGTGGGCGGGAAATCGATCTACGTCAGTTTGCCCTGGAAGGCATGCAACTGCACGGTAGGTTAAAAACAATCAGGGATAGCAGGCTCGAATTTTGGGATGATTTGCAACAAAATCTGGATCAGGCGGATGCGGTTGCAGAAAGCATCAAAAAGAGTATTGATGCCTTTATTGAAAAGAATCAGATCCAGGCACCCGTTGACCCACCCTACGCCCCTGTGTGGAAACCGACGGCACCCATGCTTAAGCTTGACCTGGAGGCAGCAAATATTGGGGCAGTAATTTGGTGTACTGGATACGAGTCCGACTTTAGCTGGATTGAGGTTCCAGTATTTGATGGCAAGGGTTACCCCGGACACGATCGGGGAGTTACCGGAATTAACGGATTTTACTTCCTGGGGCTTCCCTGGCTCTACACCTGGGGTTCGGGCAGGTTTTCGGGCATCGCCCGTGATGCAAATTACCTGGCTGACACAATTGCAACCCGCAAGAAGAGGGCATTGGTTAATGACTGGAGCGGGGTAAATGAGTTTTTGTTGGGATCTTAA
- a CDS encoding DUF751 family protein, with protein sequence MENLWNTVSKWPVFIFASILGVFLNAIKPIRPLLKNPVTAIALVGLLVAGFAFVAFTLRAMLGLNPV encoded by the coding sequence ATGGAAAATCTTTGGAATACTGTTTCTAAATGGCCCGTTTTCATATTTGCTTCGATTCTGGGCGTTTTTCTGAATGCGATCAAACCGATTCGTCCCTTGCTCAAAAATCCTGTAACGGCGATCGCCCTGGTCGGGTTGCTGGTAGCTGGGTTTGCTTTTGTTGCGTTTACCCTGCGTGCCATGTTGGGGTTAAATCCGGTCTAA
- the rbfA gene encoding 30S ribosome-binding factor RbfA, translated as MATDRRVARVSELIKREVSQMLLSGIKDDRVGSGMVSVTDVEVSGDLQHAKIFVSIYGSNEAKAETMAGLKSATGFVRSELGQRIRLRRTPEVVFLEDNSLERGDRVLSLLNRLSQERQGSEADSLNSEDPAPENGDGVNEPI; from the coding sequence ATGGCTACAGATCGACGGGTTGCCCGCGTTTCCGAGTTGATTAAACGAGAAGTTAGCCAGATGCTGTTGTCTGGTATCAAGGACGATCGGGTCGGGTCGGGGATGGTGAGCGTCACCGATGTGGAAGTGTCTGGTGACCTGCAACACGCAAAGATTTTTGTCAGCATTTATGGCTCTAACGAAGCCAAGGCTGAAACGATGGCTGGCTTAAAGTCTGCCACTGGCTTTGTGCGGAGTGAACTGGGTCAACGAATTCGCCTGCGCCGTACCCCCGAAGTTGTTTTTCTGGAAGATAACTCCCTGGAACGGGGCGATCGGGTTCTGTCTCTGCTCAATCGTTTGAGCCAGGAACGGCAGGGGTCAGAGGCTGACTCCTTGAACTCTGAAGACCCAGCCCCTGAGAATGGGGATGGAGTAAATGAGCCGATTTAG
- a CDS encoding NUDIX domain-containing protein: MVDSSIARDEAFGIVPILPKDKEYQFLLIQHHAGHWGFPKGHADPGESALEAACREFLEETGISDYKVVGEVSFLEKYTFTRRQQKFEKTVLYFPAFVHSPTVQYQKEEIKAYAWSRL, from the coding sequence ATGGTTGATTCCAGCATTGCCAGGGATGAGGCCTTTGGCATTGTTCCCATTCTGCCCAAAGACAAGGAATACCAGTTTCTGCTGATCCAACATCATGCCGGACACTGGGGCTTTCCTAAGGGGCATGCCGACCCAGGAGAATCAGCCTTAGAAGCCGCTTGCCGTGAGTTCCTTGAGGAGACAGGAATTTCCGATTACAAAGTCGTCGGGGAAGTTTCATTTTTGGAGAAGTATACCTTCACCCGCAGGCAGCAAAAGTTTGAGAAAACGGTTCTTTATTTTCCAGCCTTCGTACACTCCCCCACCGTTCAGTATCAGAAGGAAGAAATTAAAGCCTACGCCTGGAGCAGACTTTAA
- a CDS encoding ABC transporter ATP-binding protein, giving the protein MGASGSGKSTLLRQIAGLDTPTTGEVRIDGKRVTGPGPDRGMVFQHYTLYPWMTVQDNAEFGLKLQGVPKKERREQASYYLSVVGLTKFAKALPKELSGGMKQRVAIARALASEPKVLLMDEPFGALDIHTKESMHEFMLELWERTGITVFMITHDVEEAVFLSNRIYALGARPGTVRKEIVVKLPERSHHVKRHTTFHDYRDELMELLRKHGQEAIAVAV; this is encoded by the coding sequence GTGGGGGCATCGGGTTCGGGCAAGTCCACGCTGCTGCGCCAGATTGCCGGACTGGATACACCGACAACGGGGGAAGTCAGGATTGATGGCAAACGAGTTACCGGACCGGGTCCCGATCGCGGCATGGTTTTCCAACACTACACCCTCTATCCCTGGATGACGGTGCAAGATAATGCTGAATTTGGGCTGAAGCTGCAAGGGGTTCCCAAAAAGGAGCGCCGGGAACAGGCCAGTTACTACCTGAGTGTGGTGGGATTGACAAAATTTGCCAAAGCCCTCCCCAAGGAATTGTCGGGGGGGATGAAACAACGGGTGGCGATCGCCCGTGCCCTCGCCTCGGAACCCAAGGTATTGTTAATGGACGAACCCTTTGGCGCGCTTGATATCCACACAAAAGAGTCAATGCATGAATTTATGCTGGAGCTATGGGAACGCACAGGCATTACCGTTTTCATGATCACCCACGATGTTGAGGAAGCGGTTTTTCTATCGAATCGGATCTACGCCCTGGGTGCCCGTCCGGGTACTGTTAGAAAAGAAATTGTGGTTAAACTTCCAGAACGGAGCCATCACGTCAAGCGGCATACGACCTTCCACGACTACCGGGATGAACTAATGGAGCTTCTCCGGAAACATGGTCAGGAAGCGATCGCGGTTGCCGTATAG